One bacterium DNA window includes the following coding sequences:
- a CDS encoding SPOR domain-containing protein, whose amino-acid sequence MKVLGITLLLVGVLAARVIAQGTLDVSTPPSASSSAPFLIVPGQSIGPVRLGTPLRGDLVRLGPAKGTAKLDDGTTMYRWYEPPSNIGIGVRTNQNGMVLWVWVLNDARYSTKEGLHVGSSEAEIKAALGVPTRVEDGSQAKTRTLIYEALGLWLNIQLDRQLNFFNTVFDIGVMVPAASAPPAASAPPASAPPAASAAPASPPPVASASQITPPPPDPNRLYMVRVGPVSDRDLAAAITKQLVAGGFSQSNVASRTGYRVVSEPLPRSVAEGLVATLAGRGFHSQIEPLGGDTVQLVFGIFNSQKEAETLSQRIAAAGYDAWVREGVVYTLQLGPYPQSSVDAITGIVKSGAPGAAVTADPVP is encoded by the coding sequence ATGAAGGTCCTCGGCATCACGCTTTTGCTGGTCGGTGTCCTCGCAGCCAGGGTGATCGCGCAGGGAACGCTAGACGTTTCCACTCCTCCATCGGCCTCATCCTCGGCGCCCTTCCTGATCGTCCCCGGTCAAAGCATCGGACCCGTGCGGTTGGGGACGCCACTGCGGGGGGACCTGGTGCGGCTGGGGCCAGCGAAGGGGACCGCAAAGTTGGACGACGGGACCACGATGTACCGCTGGTACGAGCCGCCGAGCAATATCGGCATCGGCGTGCGAACCAATCAGAACGGCATGGTGCTCTGGGTGTGGGTCCTGAATGACGCGCGGTACAGTACCAAGGAAGGGCTGCACGTCGGGAGCAGTGAGGCGGAGATCAAGGCCGCCCTGGGCGTCCCCACCCGTGTCGAGGACGGTTCGCAGGCGAAGACCAGGACGCTGATTTACGAGGCGCTCGGATTGTGGCTCAATATTCAGCTCGATCGGCAGTTGAATTTTTTCAACACCGTCTTCGATATCGGAGTCATGGTCCCCGCGGCATCCGCGCCGCCCGCGGCCTCGGCCCCCCCGGCGTCCGCGCCGCCTGCGGCCTCGGCCGCCCCGGCGTCTCCGCCACCTGTGGCCTCGGCCTCACAGATCACTCCGCCCCCTCCTGACCCCAACCGTCTCTATATGGTTCGGGTCGGTCCGGTCTCGGATCGCGACCTCGCAGCAGCCATCACCAAACAACTGGTAGCCGGGGGATTCTCGCAGTCGAATGTCGCGAGCCGGACGGGATATCGCGTGGTGTCCGAACCCCTCCCGCGGAGCGTCGCCGAGGGCCTCGTCGCCACATTGGCCGGGCGAGGTTTCCACAGCCAAATCGAGCCGCTGGGCGGCGATACGGTTCAGTTGGTATTCGGCATCTTCAACTCGCAGAAAGAGGCGGAAACCTTGTCCCAGCGCATCGCCGCGGCCGGATACGACGCATGGGTGCGTGAAGGAGTAGTCTACACGCTGCAGCTCGGGCCGTATCCCCAATCTTCTGTGGATGCGATTACCGGAATCGTCAAGTCCGGTGCCCCGGGTGCGGCTGTGACCGCGGATCCCGTCCCTTAG
- a CDS encoding sulfite oxidase, translating into MRGDDLLDEHTYNQVRGDQFVREQAKGAGLSRRRLLQILTAGAGAAAVGGVGLRAVDAQTPTDLVVKPTPPEFFYDLGSNKEMRWEVMYTRGYVVPNELFFVRDHSRSARLDAASWRLRVEGSGVSSPREFTYNEILALPSVSVMRFVECAGNGRSFFEAPYGKKAQGGQWKLGAVGVAEWTGVPLREVLDRAGLKRTAQDVMPEGLDELKVRRPMPIAKALADDTLLVYAMNGQTLPPDHGFPVRVLVPGWIGVANIKWVGRIEVSEQPLSSAWNTESYILIGPGYHPNPPAKGPVLTLQNVKSAFELPWDAELPAGRRLLRGRSWSSHGKIAKVEVSLDREITWREARLREPNIAQAWVRWDLDWDARPGGYSLRARATDERGNRQPATVPWNDQGYLYGGVVGHPLTVR; encoded by the coding sequence ATGCGCGGGGATGATCTGCTCGACGAGCACACCTACAACCAAGTGAGAGGCGACCAGTTCGTCCGCGAGCAGGCGAAGGGGGCGGGGCTGTCGCGTAGGCGCCTGCTCCAGATCCTGACCGCCGGAGCGGGTGCGGCGGCCGTGGGGGGCGTCGGGCTGCGTGCGGTCGACGCGCAGACCCCCACCGACCTTGTGGTCAAGCCGACTCCCCCGGAATTCTTCTACGACCTCGGCAGCAACAAGGAGATGCGCTGGGAGGTCATGTACACGCGGGGTTACGTCGTCCCGAACGAATTGTTTTTTGTCCGCGACCACAGCCGGAGCGCACGTCTCGACGCTGCGTCCTGGCGGCTACGGGTGGAGGGCTCCGGTGTGTCGAGCCCCCGGGAGTTCACGTACAATGAAATCCTTGCTCTGCCGTCGGTGTCGGTCATGCGGTTCGTAGAGTGCGCCGGAAACGGTCGGAGCTTCTTCGAGGCGCCGTACGGGAAGAAGGCGCAAGGCGGGCAGTGGAAGTTGGGAGCGGTTGGAGTGGCGGAGTGGACCGGGGTCCCTCTGCGTGAAGTGCTGGACCGGGCGGGGCTCAAGCGCACCGCCCAGGACGTGATGCCCGAGGGGCTGGATGAGCTGAAGGTGCGCCGGCCGATGCCCATCGCAAAAGCCCTCGCCGACGACACGCTTCTCGTGTACGCCATGAATGGGCAGACCCTCCCGCCGGACCACGGATTCCCCGTCCGGGTCCTGGTTCCCGGTTGGATCGGCGTGGCGAATATCAAGTGGGTAGGACGGATTGAGGTCTCGGAGCAGCCGTTGTCCTCCGCTTGGAATACCGAATCGTATATCCTGATCGGTCCTGGGTACCATCCAAACCCTCCGGCCAAAGGTCCGGTGCTCACTCTTCAGAACGTAAAAAGTGCGTTTGAGTTACCTTGGGATGCGGAACTCCCGGCCGGACGGCGTCTGCTGCGCGGGCGGTCCTGGTCGAGCCACGGGAAGATTGCCAAGGTGGAGGTCAGCTTGGATCGCGAGATCACCTGGCGGGAGGCGCGCCTGAGGGAGCCTAATATCGCGCAGGCCTGGGTACGGTGGGACCTGGATTGGGACGCGCGACCTGGCGGCTACAGCCTGCGGGCACGAGCGACAGACGAGCGGGGCAACAGGCAGCCGGCAACCGTC